One segment of Prionailurus bengalensis isolate Pbe53 chromosome X, Fcat_Pben_1.1_paternal_pri, whole genome shotgun sequence DNA contains the following:
- the LOC122477892 gene encoding spindlin-2, with amino-acid sequence MKTPNTQEAEGQQTRAAPGRATGSTNMTKKKTSQKKQRGRPSSQSRRNIVGCRISHGWKEGDEPITQWKGTVLDQVPINPSLYLVKYDGIDCVYGLELHRDERVLSLKILSDRVASSQVGDANLANTIIGKAVEHMFEGEHGSKDEWRGMVLAQAPIMKAWFYITYEKDPVLYMYQLLDDYKEGDLRIMPESSESPPAERETGGVVDGLIGKHVEYTKEDGSKRIGMVIHQVEAKPSVYFIKFDDDFHIYVYDLVKKS; translated from the coding sequence ATGAAGACCCCCAACACACAGGAGGCCGAAGGGCAACAAACCAGGGCAGCTCCGGGACGGGCTACTGGGTCCACAAACATGACGAagaaaaaaacctcccaaaagaAGCAGAGAGGCAGACCTTCATCCCAGTCCCGCAGGAACATCGTGGGCTGCAGAATTTCAcatggatggaaggaaggtgaTGAGCCCATCACCCAGTGGAAAGGAACCGTTCTGGATCAGGTGCCTATAAATCCCTCTCTTTATCTGGTGAAATATGATGGAATTGACTGTGTCTATGGACTGGAACTTCACAGAGATGAAAgagttttgtctcttaaaattctTTCCGATAGGGTGGCATCATCTCAAGTCGGTGATGCCAACCTTGCAAACACCATAATTGGTAAAGCTGTGGAACATATGTTTGAGGGTGAGCATGGTTCTAAGGATGAATGGAGGGGAATGGTCTTAGCCCAAGCACCTATCATGAAAGCCTGGTTTTATATTACCTATGAGAAAGATCCTGTCTTGTACATGTACCAGCTTCTAGATGATTATAAAGAAGGAGACCTCCGTATCATGCCAGAGTCCAGTGAGTCTCctccagcagagagggagacaggaggagtTGTAGATGGCCTGATAGGTAAACATGTGGAATATACCAAAGAAGATGGCTCCAAACGGATTGGCATGGTCATTCACCAAGTGGAAGCCAAACCCTCTGTGTATTTCATCAAGTTTGATGATGATTTCCATATCTATGTCTATGATTTGGTGAAAAAGTCCTAA